A window from Centropristis striata isolate RG_2023a ecotype Rhode Island chromosome 4, C.striata_1.0, whole genome shotgun sequence encodes these proteins:
- the pde9ac gene encoding high affinity cGMP-specific 3',5'-cyclic phosphodiesterase 9A isoform X3 yields MGSSSSSYAPKAIYLDVDGKVQKVVFSRHCSPCDIKELLCSSSNIPRNTAIMMVDPEGALVSIDPTMPTNSPNFLYKVVPLSTGQLGEKEDMFQNVLSQVADQFSRAFRINELKTEVTNRLAMLEKRVELEGLKVVEIEKCKNDLKKLRDEMTSRSGGRVNCPCKYNFDDGKKVTPRRDVPNYPKYTLSQETVEALKKPTFDVWHWEHNEMLSCLEYMYHDLGLVKEFNMNPITLKRWLLAIQENYRNNPFHNFRHCFCVSQMMYGMIHLCNLQEKLTLTDMGILMTAAVCHDLDHPGYNNTYQINARTELAVRYNDISPLENHHCAVAFQILSLPECNIFANVDPEAFKQIRQAIITLILATDMARHGEILDSFKQKVDNFDFTNEEHVTCLKMVLIKCCDISNEVRPTEVAEPWVDCLLEEYFMQSDREKSEGLPVAPFMDRDKVTKPTAQIGFIKFVLIPMFETVMKLFPQIEEIMVQPLRDSRDHYEELKQIDDAMTEGSSFVIKLRKDF; encoded by the exons ATGggctccagctcctcctcctacGCCCCGAAAGCCATTTACCTGGATGTCGATGGGAAAGTGCAAAAG GTGGTGTTCAGTCGGCACTGCAGCCCGTGTGACATCAAGGAACTTCTGTGTTCCTCATCTAACATTCCCAG GAACACTGCCATCATGATGGTGGACCCAGAAGGAGCCTTGGTCTCAATAGATCCCACCATGCCCACCAACTCTCCAAA CTTTCTGTACAAAGTTGTCCCTCTGTCTACTGGTCAACTTGGAG AGAAGGAGGACATGTTTCAGAATGTGTTGTCCCAGGTGGCTGATCAGTTCAGCAG AGCCTTTCGCATCAACGAGCTGAAGACTGAGGTCACCAACAGGCTAGCAATGCTGGAGAAGAGAGTGGAAC TGGAGGGCTTGAAGGTTGTGGAGATCGAGAAGTGTAAAAATGATCTGAAAAAGCTACGAGATGAGATGACTTCGAGAAGTGGTGGCAG aGTAAACTGTCCGTGCAAATACAACTTTGACGATGGGAAGAAAGTCACTCCTCGACGAGATGTCCCCAATTACCCAAAG TACACACTGTCTCAGGAGACTGTTGAGGCACTCAAGAAGCCAACATTTGATGTCTGGCACTGGGAACATAACGAG ATGCTAAGTTGTTTGGAGTATATGTACCATGACTTGGGACTGGTGAAGGAATTCAACATGAACCCTATCACACTCAAACGCTGGCTG TTGGCGATTCAGGAGAACTACCGTAACAACCCTTTCCACAATTTTCGCCACTGCTTCTGTGTTAGTCAGATGATGTATGGGATGATTCACCTCTGCAACCTACAG GAGAAGCTGACTCTCACAGATATGGGCATTCTCATGACAGCTGCAGTGTGTCATGACCTGGACCACCCTGGCTACAACAACAC GTACCAAATCAACGCCCGCACAGAGCTGGCGGTGCGCTACAACGACATCTCACCGCTGGAGAACCATCACTGCGCTGTGGCCTTCCAGATCCTTTCTCTTCCCGAGTGCAATATTTTTGCGAATGTGGATCCTGAGGCCTTCAAACAGATCCGACAG GCAATCATCACACTCATTCTGGCCACCGACATGGCGAGACACGGGGAGATACTAGACTCCTTTAAGCAAAAAGTGGACAACTTTGACTTCACCAACGAAGAGCATGTGACATGT CTGAAGATGGTTTTGATTAAGTGCTGTGACATTTCCAACGAAGTGAGGCCAACTGAGGTAGCTGAGCCCTGGGTGGACTGCCTGCTGGAGGAGTACTTCATGCAG agtgacagagagaagtCTGAGGGTCTCCCTGTGGCTCCCTTCATGGACAGAGATAAAGTCACCAAACCCACCGCTCAGATCGGATTCATCAAGTTTGTCCTCATTCCAATGTTTGAGACTGTCATGAAG CTTTTCCCTCAGATTGAGGAGATCATGGTTCAACCTCTGAGAGACTCTCGTGACCACTATGAGGAGCTGAAACAGATTGATGATGCCATGACAGAG GGGTCTTCTTTTGTGATCAAACTCAGGAAAGACTTTTAA
- the pde9ac gene encoding high affinity cGMP-specific 3',5'-cyclic phosphodiesterase 9A isoform X2, whose product MGSSSSSYAPKAIYLDVDGKVQKVVFSRHCSPCDIKELLCSSSNIPRNTAIMMVDPEGALVSIDPTMPTNSPNFLYKVVPLSTGQLGEKEDMFQNVLSQVADQFSRAFRINELKTEVTNRLAMLEKRVELEGLKVVEIEKCKNDLKKLRDEMTSRSGGRVNCPCKYNFDDGKKVTPRRDVPNYPKYTLSQETVEALKKPTFDVWHWEHNEMLSCLEYMYHDLGLVKEFNMNPITLKRWLLAIQENYRNNPFHNFRHCFCVSQMMYGMIHLCNLQEKLTLTDMGILMTAAVCHDLDHPGYNNTYQINARTELAVRYNDISPLENHHCAVAFQILSLPECNIFANVDPEAFKQIRQAIITLILATDMARHGEILDSFKQKVDNFDFTNEEHVTCLKMVLIKCCDISNEVRPTEVAEPWVDCLLEEYFMQSDREKSEGLPVAPFMDRDKVTKPTAQIGFIKFVLIPMFETVMKLFPQIEEIMVQPLRDSRDHYEELKQIDDAMTEKKKTENMSLGGKKK is encoded by the exons ATGggctccagctcctcctcctacGCCCCGAAAGCCATTTACCTGGATGTCGATGGGAAAGTGCAAAAG GTGGTGTTCAGTCGGCACTGCAGCCCGTGTGACATCAAGGAACTTCTGTGTTCCTCATCTAACATTCCCAG GAACACTGCCATCATGATGGTGGACCCAGAAGGAGCCTTGGTCTCAATAGATCCCACCATGCCCACCAACTCTCCAAA CTTTCTGTACAAAGTTGTCCCTCTGTCTACTGGTCAACTTGGAG AGAAGGAGGACATGTTTCAGAATGTGTTGTCCCAGGTGGCTGATCAGTTCAGCAG AGCCTTTCGCATCAACGAGCTGAAGACTGAGGTCACCAACAGGCTAGCAATGCTGGAGAAGAGAGTGGAAC TGGAGGGCTTGAAGGTTGTGGAGATCGAGAAGTGTAAAAATGATCTGAAAAAGCTACGAGATGAGATGACTTCGAGAAGTGGTGGCAG aGTAAACTGTCCGTGCAAATACAACTTTGACGATGGGAAGAAAGTCACTCCTCGACGAGATGTCCCCAATTACCCAAAG TACACACTGTCTCAGGAGACTGTTGAGGCACTCAAGAAGCCAACATTTGATGTCTGGCACTGGGAACATAACGAG ATGCTAAGTTGTTTGGAGTATATGTACCATGACTTGGGACTGGTGAAGGAATTCAACATGAACCCTATCACACTCAAACGCTGGCTG TTGGCGATTCAGGAGAACTACCGTAACAACCCTTTCCACAATTTTCGCCACTGCTTCTGTGTTAGTCAGATGATGTATGGGATGATTCACCTCTGCAACCTACAG GAGAAGCTGACTCTCACAGATATGGGCATTCTCATGACAGCTGCAGTGTGTCATGACCTGGACCACCCTGGCTACAACAACAC GTACCAAATCAACGCCCGCACAGAGCTGGCGGTGCGCTACAACGACATCTCACCGCTGGAGAACCATCACTGCGCTGTGGCCTTCCAGATCCTTTCTCTTCCCGAGTGCAATATTTTTGCGAATGTGGATCCTGAGGCCTTCAAACAGATCCGACAG GCAATCATCACACTCATTCTGGCCACCGACATGGCGAGACACGGGGAGATACTAGACTCCTTTAAGCAAAAAGTGGACAACTTTGACTTCACCAACGAAGAGCATGTGACATGT CTGAAGATGGTTTTGATTAAGTGCTGTGACATTTCCAACGAAGTGAGGCCAACTGAGGTAGCTGAGCCCTGGGTGGACTGCCTGCTGGAGGAGTACTTCATGCAG agtgacagagagaagtCTGAGGGTCTCCCTGTGGCTCCCTTCATGGACAGAGATAAAGTCACCAAACCCACCGCTCAGATCGGATTCATCAAGTTTGTCCTCATTCCAATGTTTGAGACTGTCATGAAG CTTTTCCCTCAGATTGAGGAGATCATGGTTCAACCTCTGAGAGACTCTCGTGACCACTATGAGGAGCTGAAACAGATTGATGATGCCATGACAGAG aagaaaaaaactgaaaatatgtcaTTAGGCGGGAAGAAGAAGTAA
- the pde9ac gene encoding high affinity cGMP-specific 3',5'-cyclic phosphodiesterase 9A isoform X1, with amino-acid sequence MGSSSSSYAPKAIYLDVDGKVQKVVFSRHCSPCDIKELLCSSSNIPRNTAIMMVDPEGALVSIDPTMPTNSPNFLYKVVPLSTGQLGEKEDMFQNVLSQVADQFSRAFRINELKTEVTNRLAMLEKRVELEGLKVVEIEKCKNDLKKLRDEMTSRSGGRVNCPCKYNFDDGKKVTPRRDVPNYPKYTLSQETVEALKKPTFDVWHWEHNEMLSCLEYMYHDLGLVKEFNMNPITLKRWLLAIQENYRNNPFHNFRHCFCVSQMMYGMIHLCNLQEKLTLTDMGILMTAAVCHDLDHPGYNNTYQINARTELAVRYNDISPLENHHCAVAFQILSLPECNIFANVDPEAFKQIRQAIITLILATDMARHGEILDSFKQKVDNFDFTNEEHVTCLKMVLIKCCDISNEVRPTEVAEPWVDCLLEEYFMQSDREKSEGLPVAPFMDRDKVTKPTAQIGFIKFVLIPMFETVMKLFPQIEEIMVQPLRDSRDHYEELKQIDDAMTEAQKKKTENMSLGGKKK; translated from the exons ATGggctccagctcctcctcctacGCCCCGAAAGCCATTTACCTGGATGTCGATGGGAAAGTGCAAAAG GTGGTGTTCAGTCGGCACTGCAGCCCGTGTGACATCAAGGAACTTCTGTGTTCCTCATCTAACATTCCCAG GAACACTGCCATCATGATGGTGGACCCAGAAGGAGCCTTGGTCTCAATAGATCCCACCATGCCCACCAACTCTCCAAA CTTTCTGTACAAAGTTGTCCCTCTGTCTACTGGTCAACTTGGAG AGAAGGAGGACATGTTTCAGAATGTGTTGTCCCAGGTGGCTGATCAGTTCAGCAG AGCCTTTCGCATCAACGAGCTGAAGACTGAGGTCACCAACAGGCTAGCAATGCTGGAGAAGAGAGTGGAAC TGGAGGGCTTGAAGGTTGTGGAGATCGAGAAGTGTAAAAATGATCTGAAAAAGCTACGAGATGAGATGACTTCGAGAAGTGGTGGCAG aGTAAACTGTCCGTGCAAATACAACTTTGACGATGGGAAGAAAGTCACTCCTCGACGAGATGTCCCCAATTACCCAAAG TACACACTGTCTCAGGAGACTGTTGAGGCACTCAAGAAGCCAACATTTGATGTCTGGCACTGGGAACATAACGAG ATGCTAAGTTGTTTGGAGTATATGTACCATGACTTGGGACTGGTGAAGGAATTCAACATGAACCCTATCACACTCAAACGCTGGCTG TTGGCGATTCAGGAGAACTACCGTAACAACCCTTTCCACAATTTTCGCCACTGCTTCTGTGTTAGTCAGATGATGTATGGGATGATTCACCTCTGCAACCTACAG GAGAAGCTGACTCTCACAGATATGGGCATTCTCATGACAGCTGCAGTGTGTCATGACCTGGACCACCCTGGCTACAACAACAC GTACCAAATCAACGCCCGCACAGAGCTGGCGGTGCGCTACAACGACATCTCACCGCTGGAGAACCATCACTGCGCTGTGGCCTTCCAGATCCTTTCTCTTCCCGAGTGCAATATTTTTGCGAATGTGGATCCTGAGGCCTTCAAACAGATCCGACAG GCAATCATCACACTCATTCTGGCCACCGACATGGCGAGACACGGGGAGATACTAGACTCCTTTAAGCAAAAAGTGGACAACTTTGACTTCACCAACGAAGAGCATGTGACATGT CTGAAGATGGTTTTGATTAAGTGCTGTGACATTTCCAACGAAGTGAGGCCAACTGAGGTAGCTGAGCCCTGGGTGGACTGCCTGCTGGAGGAGTACTTCATGCAG agtgacagagagaagtCTGAGGGTCTCCCTGTGGCTCCCTTCATGGACAGAGATAAAGTCACCAAACCCACCGCTCAGATCGGATTCATCAAGTTTGTCCTCATTCCAATGTTTGAGACTGTCATGAAG CTTTTCCCTCAGATTGAGGAGATCATGGTTCAACCTCTGAGAGACTCTCGTGACCACTATGAGGAGCTGAAACAGATTGATGATGCCATGACAGAG gcacagaagaaaaaaactgaaaatatgtcaTTAGGCGGGAAGAAGAAGTAA